The genomic segment CATGGGATGGTACACAACATCCCGGATCACCTGCTCATAACATTCCATCTGCATTCTTGCCGTACTGTCCTGATAGATATTTTTCCCTTTCATGGCACTGTAGACCTGCGATGAGATGTATCCCAACGCTTCAAAACTACAGTACCCATACGGAGTCACGCCGGAAAGGGAATCCGGATCTTTTAAGGCATTCAGATAAACTTCTTTTCCCTGGGCGATCAGCCACATCCGAAAATCGGAAAAACTGTCATCACTGCACCCTGCTTCCATCATAATACCTGCCGCTGTCCATAAGCCGTACTTATAAGCCGCATCCCGGTAACTGTAAACAAGATTGTGGAATTGGAGGACATCCTCCGGTGTCATATAGAAGAGCTGCTGCTTGATCCACACTGCCGAAGCATCCAGATCGGTGCCGCACACTTCCTTTGCTTTTTCAATCAGATTCCAGAATTGATCCTTGCTCATTCCACTTCTTTTTGTTTCTTCCATCTGTTCTCTCCCCTTGATGTGACGTTAATACCACAAGAATACGGCTGTAGTCTCCCACAGCCGCATGGTATCTGATATCAACGACACACTTCTTCATTGATTTCTTTTTTATCTTGCTGTTCCGCATTTGACCTCGCACCCCCGGAACTATCCCTGTATTTCTTCTGGGAAAGGGGACACTACAGGCGGGCGGCTGGCCTGCCGCCGCTCACAGATGTCCTAGGGGTCTTTCTGATTACAACCCGGAGTCCATCTTCCGCTCTCTGGCTGGTAACGTGTATCATTATCCCCCGTCCGTGATCCTGGCGAAAGGCTGCCACCGCCTTATTCACAGCTATGCTTTCTCGCTCCAAGTCTAAGAATCTTTACCCTATACTTAATCATGGCGCTCATACTGTCACGCTTCTACGGTTGGGAACGTACCTGTAGTGCCGATATTCACTTGCCAAAGAACAGCCGAGGGATGTCCCTCTGCTTACTAGCCGATGGCAGTGTATTTTTTTATTCACTTCACAGAAAAATTTTTTATCGTGCTTCCCCGGATCTGTTTTTCTTTTTTCCTTTTGCCGGATTCTTCTGCTGTGCATCCTTCTTCCGACTTTCCTTCTGCTCTTTTTGTTCCTGCGGTGGCATCTTCATCACATGAAGTTCCCCGTTAAACAGGGTGAAAACTTCCGGTGACTGATATTTTTCTTTAAACTTTTCAATCTGCTCCGGTGTCAGCGAAGTAAAATCATCTTCTGTCAGTCCTACCACAAGGAATGTTCCGGCAATGGCATCATAGACCTGTCCTCGGTCATCGTACAATGCCCGATTTAACGGCAACCCCTCAAATTTTCCATTGCCGTTTAAAAGAATTCCAACCTCATCCTCAAACGGATAAGTCATCTCAATGTCACCGCCTACTGCCTGCTGCAGATCTTCCAGCTCATTGGGGATGCTTTTGACATAGGGTGCTTTCATCGGCTCGACTACCAGTACCGTCATCATTTCTTCCTGCATTTCGGACACTTCTTTCTCATCCATCGTATCAATCCTCCTGTCTATTCGTTCTGATAATCAGCCGATGAGAGCCTTTTGTTTTATTCAAATTTCATGGACTTTTTGATTTTCTCCCGTAACCTCCGCAGTCTTGTATAAACAGTCTGCTCCGGCAGTTCCATGTGATGACTGATCTCTTTTGGTGCATATCCCATCATCTTCAGGACAATCATCTGAAGAGTTTTCTTATCAGTTGATAACAGGATCTGAAGCAGTTCTTCGTTCTCCACGGTATCCAGCAGGGCTTCTACGCTCTCCGGCTGGGACTCTTTGGTTTCTTTTTCTTCCAGGAGCAGTTCCATACAGTCCAGAAGCGAGGTCTGGTGTTCCCGGAATCTCCGCTCTGCATTGAAATCGTCCCAGTCATACTCCCGAAGCTTCTGGATCGTCTCTTCATCCACGCCCTGTTCACGCAGGATCTTCTCTTCCTCTGCTTTCCACTGGTTCCATCTATATTCTTCTTTTGCTTTGTTATAAGCCACTTATCTTTTCCTCCGATCTGAATTTTTGTGAAATCAAATCGGAGTGTGGCGGTGATCTGGCTCGTTCTTCCTGTCCACAGGAATGTCCGGCATCTCTGCTGTTTCCCTGCAAACACGGATCTCCTTTGTAATCATATCTTTACAAAGGCACAGTGTATCGGATGCACCTGTCAGTTAACGGTCAGAAACCTGTCAATTGACGGTCAATTTTTATCACCTTCTTTCCAGCACAAATAAAATAAGACGAACAATCTTTTTACGGATTATTCGCCTTACTGCTGTTCGTTTTCATTATTCAATTCAAATTTGTAACCTATATCCCTGACACTGACAATGCAATTCCCGGCACCGTCTTCAACGACATTCAACTTTTTTCTCAATCGCTTTACCAGACACCAGATGATATTTTTAATATCACCAACAGAATAATCTTTCCATACGAGCTGGTAAATCTGTTCAAATGTGTATACTCTCATCGGTGTCACCGCTAATAAGTATAAAAAATTATATTCTTGTCGTGTTAAATGTAACGCTACATTATTCCAAAATACTTTATGTTTCTTATGATCCATTACAAGTTTTCCCTTATCAATCATCGTTTCGGATTGCTTTTGAGTTATTTTTTGTTTATTATTTCGTCGTGCCAATGAAAAAATCTGCAGATCTACTTCTTCTATAGTGCTATTTATATCCATTACACAATCTGCACCAGCGTATATTAATTCTTTTTTCCATGACATACACAATAAAGAGGAAGCATCCGTCAAAATAATAATTGGTATCTGCGTTATTTTTCTAATAGCAGATATAATATTACTTATGTTCTCTTTATAAAGGATCACTCCTATTATAAGCACATCATAAGAAAATAAACTCAAATTATGCAGTAAAATTTGTAGATTTTCTGCATAATCTGAGTTTACCTCATTGAATAGTTTTCGATATGATTGATTGTCAAAATATGCTAATATCTTGTATTTTGTGTCTTTCATATTTAATCTATTTTAGCAAAGCAACATTTTCTATTTCTTCACAGGAAAATTATCAAATGTATTGTCAATTTTTTGTGCAGCAATCCCTCTCATCGCATGCTCTTTCAGTTTTTGAAAACTTTCATCACTGACTGCATGTTCCATGCGACAAGCATCCACTTCTGCAGTTTGTGGATTAACTCCAACGGCTATAAGTTGATAAGTAAAAAAGCAATGGCGTTCGTAAATTTTTTCGGCCACATCCCGGCCAAGGTCGGTCAGGTGTATATAATGGTTTTCGTCTGTTGTCAAAAAACCGCCCTCTCGTAAAGTTCCTACTGCGTAACATACGCTGGGTTTTGAAACTTCCATGTACCGGGCAACATCCACGGAACGCACCATACCGAGTTTCTTTTGAAGTATAAGCACGGATTCTAGCTGCTGTACGACGGCTTTTTTTCTTTTGCCGTCGTGCGGCAGCTATTTCTGTTATACTAAGCTACTGTTTTCCACATTTCAGATTCACTTTAATGATTCATCTGAAACTCTTCAATCGATCCATAGTCAATTAGTTTGCTCTCGTCAAATGACTCTTGAAGTTTCTCTCCTTCTGCAAACAGGACATTTCCGCTTGAAGTCAGCGGCAACATACAGCTACTCGCTTTAAGACTTTGTGCCGGTTTATCCACAAGGATAATCAATGGATTTTTTGCTTCTATCGGCTCTGCTGCGCCCAACGCCACATGCACCGGAAATGCCAATAATGTCTCTCCATCATATTGATATAGTCCCACTCCATCAGGCAATACATTTCCATCAGCAGTCAATATAGGCATTTGAACATCTAAAAATTCCTGCATGCTATTTGCCAAACTGCCATATTCCACAGGTTTTAACTTGCTGGGATCACCAAAGCGATCTATCCATTGAGGGTTTGTCAGGATCAAATGGTCCCATCCCCCATCCTTTAGCTCTTTTGTAATTTCAATATTGCTGTCAACTACATATGAAAGCAGAAGATAATCTTCCTCAGAATGTAAAATGCTGGAGCCATCTGCGGTTAATTCATTGCTCTCACAAACTGTATCAATGTCTGTATATGCTATATACCAAATTTCACTCGTATTGTATTGATTAAGAGTGAGTGTATCTCCACACCCAGATAGACCCAATACAAGGATGCACACGAGTGTCATCACTATTTTTCTGCTCATTTACAAATCCCCTCAGTTTTCCTTACGTTCGAGAACATGATTTTCTTTTTTGAATACCCATCATGCCTAAAATCAGAATTGCACATACGACAATACTGCCGACAATGTACTGCCATCCAAAAAATGATAGATTAAGAATATAGCGTGCTGCCGGATTAGAAAAAATGTGTGTGAACGGCTCATTCGCTGCAATTCTGCTCATTACTCCGCTGACATCTGCCAGAGGTATTCCGTAAAGGGACGCACCCAAAAAATAAAGAACGAGTTTTTCTACAATGGACGGCAGTAAAATTCCTAACACACAACCTCCCACCCGATGTGCCGCTGGTGTCTTAAAAAGATAAAACGCTCCCGCAATGTAAGGTAGAACAGCTAAACATCCACCTAAAACAACTGGTGCCAAATGAAATCCGAAGATAACAAAGACAAGGCGCAAAAGTAAATATACGCCCAAGATAATCAGCCAACTTATAATCAGAGAAGCCGCAGGCTTATTTTTCTTTGGTGTTTGCGTACGAATCTGCTGTTGCATCATCAAACCTCCTGACTGGATATTGCACCTTGGGGAACATCAGAATAATGGTTGTTCCGCATGACAACTGTGATGTGATTTGTAAATCTATCGCTAAATCTTTTGCCATTTTCTGCACTAAATATAATCCCATACCTGTGGAGCGGCTTAAAAAGCTTCCTGCGTCCCCAGTGAAGCCCTTATCAAAAACAAACGGCAGATCAGACGCGGGTATACCTGTTCCGTTATCGCTGACGGATAGAGTAATCTGCCCGCTTTCTGGATTATCCGTTACTGAAAATTGAATAGCGGGGGCGGTGTCCTTCACAGCATACTTTACACTGTTGCTAATAATCTGTCCCAAAATGAACATAAAGCCTTTTTTGTTAGAAATTACGTTACAGTCGTTCCCGGAATATGTGACAGAAAATTGGGCTTCTTCAAGCAAGGATAAATTGTCCTCAACCGCTTCCCGACAAGTCTCTAAGATCAGAATTGGTTCAAAATAGCAATCTTTGTGAGCCGCCCCAAGACGTGAAAAGTACAAAATCTGTTCTACGTTCTGCCGCACATGGTCGCGTACATATAGCATACGAGTATGCACCAACGGTGACATCTCAACCTTTCGATTATCTAAAAGAAGCGTCATAAGGGACAGAGGTTTCTTGATTTCATGCACCCAATTTTCAATATAACTTTCGTAGTTGGCAACCTTTAACTGCTGTTCGTTCACATACCCCTCTTGCATTCTCAGATGATGGGCTAATTCATGGATATATGGGCGCATTGACGCGGGGGCACTTTCACACAACAGGTATTCGTTTGTGTCGTCCGGCTCTAACAGAAAGCGCCGAAAAGCGGCATCAATTTTACTGCGTTTATGAATTGAGATGACAAAGGGGATGACAAACGCGGCAAGTGATACAAATATCATTAGCCCCACAAGGCTCAAAAAATCCCCCGGATAAGCCACCCATGCCAGAAACGCAAAGAACAAATCCAAGCAGCCAAGAGTAATCAACCAAATACGATTGGACGATACATAGGTCAAGAGAGTATTAAATTTCTTCATACTTCCACCTGCTCTTTCAAACGGTAGCCTTGCCCGCGCACCGTTTCAATGCGATCATCAAGTCCAACTTCACGCAGCGTTTTCCGCAGTCGTGTAAAATTGACTTGCAGCGCATTTTCGTCTATAAACTCCGCTGTTCCCCAAAGCACATGAAACAGGTCGCTCTTTGATACAAGGTTCGGGCTGCTTTTCAAAAGGGTGAGAAGTATTTTCCCCTCATTCTGCGGAAGAACATAAGATTTCTTTCCTGCATAGAGCGTAAAAGTGTTTGGATCAAGCAGGAAGCCGCCCCCGTTAAGCAATCCCTGCTGCATCTGTTCTTCTTTGCGGCGCAAGAGGTTTTTAATGCGGGCAAGAAGCCGTTCCGTGTTGCATGGCTTTGTTAGGTAATCGTCCGCCCCTAATCCCAAAGCGTGAAGCTCGTCCTGTAATTTATCTCTTGCAGTTAATATCAGCACAGTCCCAAGCTGTTTGGCCTTTACCTCTTTGCAGATTTCAAAGCCGGAGTGAAAAGGAAGATTGATGTCGAGCAAAATCAAGTCCGGGGAAAGAGACATTATCTGTGATACGGCATTTTCAAAGTCAAGCAAAGGAACAGCGTCATATCCCGCTTTTTCCAACACATCAATCAATTCTTCCCGCATATATACATCATCTTCAACCACAATAATTTGCGCCAATATGAACACCTCCTTCCCGAATAAGCCCATTAAGCATTTGGCTTCCAATTTAATTTGCTGATTTCACGGTTTGCTGTCCGCGCAATAGCCACACCGTACAATGCAAGCATACAAACAACGACAAGCGCCATAACGAGCAGCATAGGATAAGACTGTTGCAGTTTTGCCATATTAGAGTATAGGTAATGCTGCATTGCGCAAATTCCGACTGTACCGCTGATACACGCAGGAAACAGCGGGAGCAGAAAATACCATAGCACCTGTTGGTTTATGGAACGCTTCATTTGTTCGCGTCGTGCGCCCAGAATAGAAAGTGTCGCATACCTTGCCTT from the Blautia wexlerae DSM 19850 genome contains:
- a CDS encoding ECF-type sigma factor encodes the protein MAYNKAKEEYRWNQWKAEEEKILREQGVDEETIQKLREYDWDDFNAERRFREHQTSLLDCMELLLEEKETKESQPESVEALLDTVENEELLQILLSTDKKTLQMIVLKMMGYAPKEISHHMELPEQTVYTRLRRLREKIKKSMKFE
- a CDS encoding sensor histidine kinase, with the protein product MKKFNTLLTYVSSNRIWLITLGCLDLFFAFLAWVAYPGDFLSLVGLMIFVSLAAFVIPFVISIHKRSKIDAAFRRFLLEPDDTNEYLLCESAPASMRPYIHELAHHLRMQEGYVNEQQLKVANYESYIENWVHEIKKPLSLMTLLLDNRKVEMSPLVHTRMLYVRDHVRQNVEQILYFSRLGAAHKDCYFEPILILETCREAVEDNLSLLEEAQFSVTYSGNDCNVISNKKGFMFILGQIISNSVKYAVKDTAPAIQFSVTDNPESGQITLSVSDNGTGIPASDLPFVFDKGFTGDAGSFLSRSTGMGLYLVQKMAKDLAIDLQITSQLSCGTTIILMFPKVQYPVRRFDDATADSYANTKEK
- a CDS encoding winged helix-turn-helix transcriptional regulator, encoding MKDTKYKILAYFDNQSYRKLFNEVNSDYAENLQILLHNLSLFSYDVLIIGVILYKENISNIISAIRKITQIPIIILTDASSLLCMSWKKELIYAGADCVMDINSTIEEVDLQIFSLARRNNKQKITQKQSETMIDKGKLVMDHKKHKVFWNNVALHLTRQEYNFLYLLAVTPMRVYTFEQIYQLVWKDYSVGDIKNIIWCLVKRLRKKLNVVEDGAGNCIVSVRDIGYKFELNNENEQQ
- a CDS encoding DUF4240 domain-containing protein, producing the protein MEETKRSGMSKDQFWNLIEKAKEVCGTDLDASAVWIKQQLFYMTPEDVLQFHNLVYSYRDAAYKYGLWTAAGIMMEAGCSDDSFSDFRMWLIAQGKEVYLNALKDPDSLSGVTPYGYCSFEALGYISSQVYSAMKGKNIYQDSTARMQMECYEQVIRDVVYHPMIEYPLELPEAMVVYPKLCECHLSEQVRKAPQKVRTWNVSRTDIRRMMARGNAAIKKMQEQGQNTPEATRPVRKGTVR
- a CDS encoding DUF6619 domain-containing protein codes for the protein MSRKIVMTLVCILVLGLSGCGDTLTLNQYNTSEIWYIAYTDIDTVCESNELTADGSSILHSEEDYLLLSYVVDSNIEITKELKDGGWDHLILTNPQWIDRFGDPSKLKPVEYGSLANSMQEFLDVQMPILTADGNVLPDGVGLYQYDGETLLAFPVHVALGAAEPIEAKNPLIILVDKPAQSLKASSCMLPLTSSGNVLFAEGEKLQESFDESKLIDYGSIEEFQMNH
- a CDS encoding DUF3846 domain-containing protein; the protein is MDEKEVSEMQEEMMTVLVVEPMKAPYVKSIPNELEDLQQAVGGDIEMTYPFEDEVGILLNGNGKFEGLPLNRALYDDRGQVYDAIAGTFLVVGLTEDDFTSLTPEQIEKFKEKYQSPEVFTLFNGELHVMKMPPQEQKEQKESRKKDAQQKNPAKGKKKNRSGEAR